In the genome of Catalinimonas alkaloidigena, the window AACGGGTTACGCACGCTATGCTAACGTCGCGCTTTCGGGCAACGGCTGGCAGGCGGCGTGAGCGTAGACTCGTTCATCTACTTCCGGAAGAGGGCCCACGCGGCTACGACTCGTTCAGGACCTTGGCGCGAGGTTGGGGGAGGCGGGGACGGCTGGCGATAAACACGCCGAGGAGAATCAGCAGCCCCAGCCCGATTTTGGTCCAGGTCAGTTGGTCTTTGCCCAGCATCACGGCAAACCAGGCGGCCATGGGCGGTTGCAGGTAGATGTAAATGCCGGCTACCGACGCGCTGACGGTGCGCAGGGCCACGGCGTTGAACAGGTACGGCAGAATGGTCACGCCAATCACCACGAACACCACACTGCCCCACACTTCGGCCGGAAACTGGCTCCACTGAATCTGTTGCAACGGGACGATGCCGAAGGGCACTACCAAAAGCACACCGAACAGGAAGTTCCACTTCATGATCGTGAACGGATGGTAGCGTTGCGCGAGCGGACGCGTCAAAATCAGGTAACCGCCGTAGCTCACCGCACTAACCAGCACCAGCAGGTCGCCTTCGAGCGAGCCGGTCGTCTCAGCCGAGCGACTGTTGACCACCAGCAGCACCGTACCTCCGGCGGCCAGCAGCGTACCCAGCATCTTCCGGCGCGTCATCGGTTCGCCGATCAGGAAAGAAGACCCGACCAAGACCACAATGGGCGACAGGATGGTCAGCAGCGAGGCGTTGATGGGGGCCGTCAAACTCAGCCCTTTGAAAATCAGGAGCATGTTGCCCGCGATGCCCAGCAGTGCTCCGAGCAACATCTTCCCCAGGTCGCGCCGCGAACGGATGGGCTCGCGGACGGTGAACCGATGCAACAGCCAGAACACCAGCGCCGTCGGAACAACGCGGATGGAGATGAACGCAAACGGCGGTACCCATTCGGGCATGGCGATTTTGGCGATGCTGAAGTTGGCCGCGAACAACACGGACGTGAGAAAGAGCGCCAGGTGCGCCCGC includes:
- a CDS encoding DMT family transporter, coding for MNPLVRAHLALFLTSVLFAANFSIAKIAMPEWVPPFAFISIRVVPTALVFWLLHRFTVREPIRSRRDLGKMLLGALLGIAGNMLLIFKGLSLTAPINASLLTILSPIVVLVGSSFLIGEPMTRRKMLGTLLAAGGTVLLVVNSRSAETTGSLEGDLLVLVSAVSYGGYLILTRPLAQRYHPFTIMKWNFLFGVLLVVPFGIVPLQQIQWSQFPAEVWGSVVFVVIGVTILPYLFNAVALRTVSASVAGIYIYLQPPMAAWFAVMLGKDQLTWTKIGLGLLILLGVFIASRPRLPQPRAKVLNES